A genomic stretch from Strongyloides ratti genome assembly S_ratti_ED321, chromosome : 1 includes:
- a CDS encoding 7TM GPCR, serpentine receptor class x (Srx) family-containing protein, producing the protein MDYFENYSYFENLTYENDGNFNDYILPFPLTFILTHVEIGIIHFLLSSFFMVLQLLVFLSFFNNKELFTKTSFIIIFNHGILSFIQQICHVITAILTIFFIKKISRLLSIIGSLLTASYIGSIIFIFLLTLNRFDILYDIQLINFERKEIIYIIFIIICYLCTITLFIVYIVFPEFMLVFNYNLFEWQYENRLESRTVYQFEKYSILSLLGVSLILQILIFFKVIFLRCSTNRKIVFVADDLKIILHAFLCFVTALILELIRDGIFFYIYWSGNQIIIPHILRIFCSVSNSFFVLCFVKEIRNYIFISKHVKTDFRNTTIVKSIKVSGNINNIRNIA; encoded by the exons ATggattattttgaaaattattcatattttgaaaatttaaccTATGAAAATGAtggtaattttaatgattatattCTTCCATTTCCTCTTACTTTTATCTTAACTCATGTTGAAATTggaataattcattttttattatcttcttttttcatGGTCCTTCAACTTTTAGTATTTTtg AGTTTCTTTAATAACAAAGAACTTTTTACAAAGACATcctttataataatattcaatcatggaattttatcttttatacaACAAATTTGTCATGTTATAACTGCAATATTgactatattttttattaaaaaaatatcaagaCTACTTTCAATAATTGGATCATTATTAACTGCTTCATATATTggaagtataatttttatctttctaTTAACACTTAATCGTTTTGATATTCTTTATGATattcaattaataaattttgaacgaaaagaaattatttatataatttttattattatatgctACTTATGTacaataacattatttattgtttatattgTATTTCCTGAATTTATGTTagtatttaattataatctttttgaATGGCAATATGAAAACCGTTTAGAAAGTAGAACAGTTTAtcaatttgaaaaatattcaatCTTATCATTACTAGGagtatcattaattttacaaattttaatattttttaaagtaatttttctTCGTTGTAGTACTAATAGAAAAATAGTATTTGTTGCtgatgatttaaaaattattcttcaTGCATTTTTATGTTTTGTTACAGCATTAATTCTTGAATTAATTAGAgatggaatatttttttatatatattggtcaggaaatcaaataattatacCACATATTTTACGAATTTTTTGTTCAGTTTCTAACagtttttttgtattatgtTTTGTAaa agaAATTCGtaactatatatttatttcaaaacaTGTAAAAACTGACTTTAGAAATACTACTATTGTGAAGTCTATTAAGGTATCTGgtaacataaataatattagaaatattg